Proteins encoded together in one Stigmatella aurantiaca window:
- a CDS encoding cyclic nucleotide-binding domain-containing protein — protein sequence MSDTASTSWVQRLWPAAVFQFALIAGVTQLKTAANALVLSRFESHALPYLYLVGALMTAVLTVLPRARQDSRLESPGLITVMGSVIALGLAAGLSAGQRLPALALYLFADTFTTFVSLRFWGRMASSFDAREARRAFTILNGFGMGGGIIGGLLVQALAVRLGTSVVVASGALGLLAAGIVFHFNMRAVLIVPRSRHASTTAAPWLYFAQSPYAQVLGALGIAFAVLSSFVDYLFRLRVEGTMSEDSLAALFGSLQLWIGLFCVGFQLLLAERLLGRLGLLRYLALVPLVLAPLAIATLATPLLWPVHLLRLVETAVNYSILPVGIQLLYAAVADEQREAVRSAVDGLLRKAGVVLAGLLLIGAGRTATGATMAVAVVGLCIALVVLLLRLKPAYVEALEERVGASVEDEVEVGGETQKLLVEALGASAPERVLRAVDMLAQAEVPLRAHLPALLGHSNERVVERGVELALELGAYETSPTLERLVEEGPRRPRDQAVWALARLSPGRAERLLPSLLEHPDIGLRCAAIGAMIHSQGHSAALSALSALLARGMQAPVAERREVARLLGRLGDTRFAAPLAQYLSDADSSVRRVAIDASGVGQYLELAPRLLTFLTWREERKEAREALAALGDRVMPLLEVTLNNRSAPVAMRLQITRVMRSIATSDALHAFLFSNVRDDAFLQFRIGSAMSRLRDEHPEFPVDVERVREALGRRRDVYREHVEAFRDLRAALGDGSLLTRAVGDRLDQALEMSFALLGLFHPPQVMRRVHQLLVGKDPRRRAYALELLDNVVAEEDRELVLEQVEAHHRDLPLGAAGRLESHLEGLIQSEDSVLRACARYVAQRQGSLVVPPEQETDMSEVTVQKMFALEGVSVFSQSDVDDIAAVAAVAREVRFRAGERIFSQGDPGDALYVIVEGAVDHFHDGEHVLRQHSKETFGDVSLLDGAPRPTDVVALQDTRVLVIDRRDFLDLLADRPELLTGFFRAVSQQLRQFVEAEAAGVGSLPNPPKLLPAATEKA from the coding sequence GTGTCAGACACCGCGTCCACCTCCTGGGTCCAGCGTCTTTGGCCCGCGGCGGTCTTCCAGTTCGCCCTCATCGCCGGTGTGACGCAGCTCAAGACGGCTGCGAACGCCCTGGTGTTGTCGCGCTTCGAGTCCCACGCGCTGCCCTACCTGTACCTGGTGGGCGCGCTCATGACCGCGGTGCTGACGGTGCTGCCGCGGGCGCGGCAGGACTCCCGCCTGGAGTCCCCGGGGCTCATCACCGTGATGGGCAGCGTGATTGCCCTGGGGCTGGCGGCCGGGTTGTCGGCCGGCCAGCGGCTGCCCGCGCTCGCGCTCTACCTCTTCGCGGACACCTTCACGACCTTCGTGTCCCTGCGCTTCTGGGGCCGCATGGCCTCGTCGTTCGATGCGCGGGAGGCCCGCCGCGCCTTCACCATCCTCAATGGCTTCGGCATGGGCGGCGGCATCATCGGCGGGCTGCTCGTGCAGGCGCTGGCGGTGCGGCTGGGCACCTCCGTGGTGGTGGCCAGCGGCGCGCTGGGGCTGCTCGCGGCCGGCATCGTCTTTCACTTCAACATGCGCGCGGTGCTCATCGTGCCGCGCTCCCGGCATGCCAGCACCACCGCGGCGCCCTGGCTCTACTTCGCCCAGAGCCCCTATGCCCAGGTGCTGGGCGCGCTGGGCATTGCCTTCGCGGTGCTCTCCTCCTTCGTGGACTACCTGTTCCGCCTGAGGGTGGAGGGCACCATGAGCGAGGACAGCCTGGCGGCCCTCTTCGGCTCGCTGCAGCTGTGGATTGGCCTGTTCTGCGTGGGCTTCCAGCTCCTGCTCGCCGAGCGGCTGCTGGGGCGGCTGGGGCTCTTGCGCTACCTGGCGCTGGTGCCCCTGGTGCTCGCGCCCCTGGCCATCGCCACGCTCGCCACGCCCCTCTTGTGGCCGGTGCACCTGCTGCGGCTGGTGGAGACGGCGGTGAACTACTCCATCCTCCCGGTGGGCATCCAGCTGCTCTACGCGGCGGTGGCCGACGAGCAGCGCGAGGCGGTCCGTAGCGCGGTGGATGGGCTGCTGCGCAAGGCGGGCGTGGTGCTGGCGGGCCTGCTGCTCATCGGCGCGGGCCGCACCGCCACGGGGGCCACCATGGCGGTGGCGGTGGTGGGGCTGTGCATCGCGCTCGTGGTGCTCCTGCTGCGCCTCAAGCCCGCCTATGTGGAGGCACTCGAGGAGCGCGTCGGCGCCTCCGTCGAGGACGAGGTGGAGGTGGGCGGGGAGACGCAGAAGCTGCTGGTGGAGGCGCTGGGGGCGAGCGCCCCGGAGCGCGTCCTGCGCGCCGTGGACATGCTGGCCCAGGCCGAGGTGCCGCTCCGGGCCCACCTGCCCGCGCTCCTGGGCCACTCCAACGAGCGGGTGGTGGAGCGCGGCGTGGAGCTGGCGCTGGAGCTGGGTGCCTACGAGACGTCTCCCACCCTGGAGCGGCTGGTGGAGGAGGGCCCCCGGCGCCCCCGGGACCAGGCCGTGTGGGCCCTGGCGCGCCTGTCGCCGGGCCGGGCCGAGCGGCTGCTGCCGTCGCTGCTGGAGCACCCGGACATTGGCCTGCGCTGCGCGGCCATCGGCGCGATGATTCACTCGCAGGGCCACAGCGCCGCCCTGTCCGCGCTCAGCGCGCTGCTCGCCCGGGGGATGCAGGCCCCGGTGGCCGAGCGCCGCGAGGTGGCGCGGCTGCTGGGACGCCTGGGGGACACGCGCTTCGCGGCGCCCCTGGCGCAGTACCTCTCGGACGCGGACTCCTCGGTGCGCCGGGTGGCCATCGACGCGTCGGGGGTGGGGCAGTACCTGGAGCTGGCGCCCCGGCTGCTGACGTTCCTCACCTGGCGCGAGGAGCGCAAGGAGGCGCGCGAGGCGCTGGCGGCGCTCGGGGACCGGGTGATGCCGCTGCTGGAGGTGACGCTCAACAACCGCTCGGCGCCCGTGGCCATGCGGCTGCAAATCACGCGCGTCATGCGCAGCATCGCCACCTCGGATGCGCTGCACGCCTTCCTCTTCTCCAACGTGCGCGACGATGCCTTCCTGCAGTTCCGCATCGGCTCGGCGATGTCCCGCCTGCGCGACGAGCACCCGGAGTTCCCCGTGGACGTGGAGCGGGTGCGCGAGGCGCTCGGCCGGCGGCGCGATGTGTACCGCGAGCACGTGGAGGCCTTCCGCGACCTGCGTGCGGCGCTGGGCGATGGCTCGCTGCTCACCCGGGCGGTGGGGGACCGGCTGGACCAGGCCCTGGAGATGTCCTTCGCCCTGCTGGGGCTGTTCCACCCGCCGCAGGTGATGCGGCGCGTGCACCAGCTGCTGGTGGGCAAGGATCCGCGCCGGCGCGCCTATGCGCTGGAGCTCCTGGACAACGTGGTGGCGGAGGAGGACCGCGAGCTGGTGCTGGAGCAGGTGGAGGCCCACCACCGGGACCTGCCCCTGGGCGCCGCGGGGCGGCTGGAGTCCCACCTGGAGGGGCTCATCCAGAGCGAGGACAGCGTGCTGCGCGCCTGTGCGCGCTACGTGGCCCAGCGCCAGGGCTCGCTGGTGGTGCCGCCCGAGCAGGAGACCGACATGAGCGAAGTGACCGTGCAGAAGATGTTCGCCCTGGAAGGCGTCAGCGTCTTCTCCCAGAGCGACGTGGATGACATCGCCGCGGTGGCCGCCGTGGCGCGCGAAGTGCGCTTCCGCGCGGGCGAGCGCATCTTCAGCCAGGGCGACCCGGGCGACGCGCTCTACGTCATCGTCGAGGGCGCGGTGGACCACTTCCACGACGGCGAGCACGTGCTGCGGCAGCACTCCAAGGAGACCTTCGGGGACGTGAGCCTGCTGGATGGGGCCCCTCGCCCCACCGACGTCGTCGCCCTGCAGGACACCCGGGTGCTCGTCATCGACCGGCGCGACTTCCTCGACCTGCTGGCCGACCGCCCCGAGCTGCTCACGGGCTTCTTCCGCGCGGTGAGCCAGCAGCTGCGCCAGTTCGTCGAGGCGGAGGCGGCCGGGGTGGGGAGCCTGCCCAACCCGCCGAAGCTGCTGCCCGCCGCCACCGAGAAGGCCTGA
- a CDS encoding bifunctional metallophosphatase/5'-nucleotidase translates to MSPISFRAFFRPASSSFSFARRLTPGPLALVLLGGLSACDKPQPPAPKPAPAAQDAGAAAPAMPPEVTLLVTGGVGGQLLPTGEGEQRKGGAAELLGRWVAEEKHCPTPLAEGQPECKDAGTLVLSTGDNWNGPAISSFFLGETTSAVMRRLGYAASALGNHELDFGREQFLKNATIGGFPFLAANLRVKDEALAKDFKVPAFQVFERRGLKVGVVGLASTKTVSAAMAGRAEGLELIGYEEALTAVVPQAQAAGADVLVVVADACPSELQPIVEKHADWKLALVVGGGRCAQPFETAKVGDTSIVSISRGLDKYLRAHLTFDAKKPAGQKVSALDTKLIAVPAGAGAPEPDAQTAQIINGFKEQLDQRLGEQIGFSKKGLKQDSKEMVRWIAGSMREVLGTDAAVLNKKGLRQDLPAGPITLGTIYSVLPFENSLVIAKVKGADLAKQLANPEALISGFTAAGKNKFKDSKGKPLDPKREYTVATVEYLYFGGDGFEFDKLDGEPTETGMAWQTPVIDWTKQKGFTEAKPLEKALPK, encoded by the coding sequence GTGAGCCCGATCTCTTTCCGAGCCTTCTTCCGTCCAGCGTCCTCCTCGTTCTCCTTCGCGCGGCGCCTCACCCCGGGGCCCCTGGCGCTCGTGCTCCTCGGCGGGCTGTCCGCCTGCGACAAGCCCCAGCCGCCCGCGCCCAAGCCCGCCCCGGCGGCGCAGGACGCGGGGGCCGCGGCGCCCGCGATGCCGCCGGAAGTGACGCTCCTGGTGACGGGCGGTGTGGGGGGGCAGCTGCTGCCCACGGGGGAGGGAGAGCAGCGCAAGGGCGGCGCGGCGGAGCTTCTCGGCCGCTGGGTGGCCGAGGAGAAGCACTGTCCCACGCCGCTCGCCGAGGGCCAGCCCGAGTGTAAGGACGCGGGCACGCTGGTGCTCTCCACGGGCGACAACTGGAACGGCCCGGCCATCTCCTCCTTCTTCCTGGGGGAGACCACCTCGGCGGTCATGCGGCGGCTGGGCTACGCGGCCTCCGCGCTGGGCAACCACGAGCTGGACTTCGGACGGGAGCAGTTCCTCAAGAACGCCACCATCGGCGGCTTCCCGTTCCTGGCGGCCAACCTGCGCGTGAAGGACGAGGCGCTGGCCAAGGACTTCAAGGTCCCCGCCTTCCAGGTGTTCGAGCGGCGCGGCTTGAAGGTGGGCGTGGTGGGCCTGGCCTCCACCAAGACGGTGTCCGCGGCGATGGCGGGCCGGGCCGAGGGCCTGGAGCTCATCGGCTACGAGGAGGCGCTCACGGCCGTGGTGCCCCAGGCCCAGGCGGCAGGCGCCGACGTGCTGGTGGTGGTGGCCGACGCGTGCCCCTCGGAGCTGCAGCCCATCGTGGAGAAGCACGCGGACTGGAAGCTGGCGCTCGTGGTGGGCGGTGGCCGGTGCGCCCAGCCGTTCGAGACGGCGAAGGTGGGGGACACGTCCATCGTCTCCATCAGCCGCGGGCTCGACAAGTACCTGCGCGCCCACCTCACCTTTGATGCGAAGAAGCCCGCCGGGCAGAAGGTCTCCGCGCTGGACACGAAGCTCATCGCGGTGCCCGCGGGCGCGGGCGCCCCGGAGCCGGACGCGCAGACGGCGCAGATCATCAACGGCTTCAAGGAGCAGCTGGACCAGCGCCTGGGCGAGCAGATCGGCTTCTCCAAGAAGGGCCTGAAGCAGGACTCCAAGGAGATGGTGCGCTGGATCGCCGGCTCCATGCGCGAGGTGCTCGGCACCGACGCGGCCGTGCTCAACAAGAAGGGCCTGCGCCAGGACCTGCCCGCGGGGCCCATCACCCTGGGCACCATCTACTCGGTGCTGCCGTTCGAGAACTCGCTGGTCATCGCCAAGGTGAAGGGCGCGGACCTGGCCAAGCAGCTCGCCAACCCCGAGGCGCTCATCTCGGGCTTCACGGCGGCCGGGAAGAACAAGTTCAAGGACAGCAAGGGCAAGCCGCTGGACCCCAAGCGCGAGTACACCGTGGCCACCGTGGAGTACCTGTACTTCGGCGGCGATGGCTTCGAGTTCGACAAGCTCGATGGCGAGCCGACCGAGACGGGCATGGCCTGGCAGACGCCGGTCATCGACTGGACGAAGCAGAAGGGCTTCACCGAGGCCAAGCCGCTCGAGAAGGCGCTGCCGAAGTAG
- a CDS encoding stage II sporulation protein M, protein MDVAEFIEARRPRWEKLESLLDKAENRGLRELSLEEARSLGKLYRAVSSDLLWVRARSGSAEVNAYLNDLVGRAYALTYPGKRPRLADVWAFVSRGFPALLRREWRMYLASVLLLMAGAGFGYLGMVMDPDAAHYLVPEDHLKIDPSERAAQEANGPGMSVEDQATFSSFLFTHNIQVAFLAFALGVTVGIGTALMLFVNGLLLGALAQVYAAKGLAGWFWAWILPHGIPELTAICIAGAAGLVIARGMAAPKGLPRGVALRQEAVTAVKLLFGTLVLFVLAGFIEGTVSQIHPPRLSVAFKISFALAVGAGVYAYLCSDFLRAWRGDEAPALRRSAGPG, encoded by the coding sequence ATGGACGTGGCGGAGTTCATCGAGGCGCGGCGCCCCCGCTGGGAGAAGCTGGAGTCGCTGCTCGACAAGGCGGAGAACCGGGGCCTGCGGGAGCTGAGCCTGGAGGAGGCGCGCTCGCTCGGGAAGCTGTACCGGGCCGTCTCCAGTGATTTGCTGTGGGTCCGCGCCCGCAGCGGCTCCGCCGAGGTGAACGCCTACCTCAACGACCTGGTGGGCCGCGCCTACGCGCTCACCTACCCAGGCAAGCGCCCCCGCCTCGCGGACGTGTGGGCGTTCGTCTCGCGCGGCTTCCCGGCGCTGCTGCGGCGCGAGTGGCGCATGTACCTGGCCTCGGTGCTGCTGCTGATGGCGGGGGCGGGCTTTGGCTACCTGGGCATGGTGATGGACCCAGACGCGGCGCATTACCTCGTGCCGGAGGACCACCTGAAGATCGACCCTTCCGAGCGTGCCGCCCAGGAGGCCAACGGGCCGGGCATGTCGGTGGAGGATCAGGCGACGTTCTCCTCCTTTCTGTTCACCCACAACATCCAGGTGGCGTTCCTGGCCTTCGCGCTGGGCGTCACCGTGGGGATTGGCACCGCGCTGATGCTCTTCGTGAACGGCCTGCTGCTCGGGGCGCTCGCGCAGGTGTACGCCGCCAAGGGGCTCGCGGGCTGGTTCTGGGCGTGGATCCTCCCGCACGGCATTCCGGAGCTCACCGCCATCTGCATCGCCGGCGCTGCGGGGCTCGTCATCGCCCGGGGCATGGCGGCCCCCAAGGGGCTGCCCCGGGGCGTGGCGCTGCGCCAGGAGGCCGTGACGGCGGTGAAGCTGCTGTTCGGCACCCTGGTGCTCTTCGTGCTCGCGGGCTTCATCGAGGGCACCGTGTCGCAGATTCACCCGCCCCGGTTGTCGGTGGCCTTCAAGATTTCCTTCGCCCTGGCGGTGGGCGCGGGGGTCTACGCCTACCTGTGCTCGGACTTCCTCCGGGCCTGGAGGGGAGACGAGGCCCCGGCGCTCAGAAGATCCGCTGGCCCGGGGTGA
- a CDS encoding FAD-binding protein, translated as MSLGTLPRRSLLQGALVATAAAFNPISRSWASNGEPGTLSVPTFDGQLLLDAAVREQAADDFGHSVHRTPWAVLVPGSVDDIVKVIRFARLHQLKVSGTRGIGESHSTQGQAQVEAGVLIDMSALSTIHEVTANSAWVDAGVRWIQLLQATVPVGLSPPVLTDYIDLSVGGTLSVGGIGGQAFRHGLQVDNVLELEVVTGRGERVNCSPFHRKPLFDAVRSGLGQFGIIVRAKVRLVPVPPLARTYTAAYAQLSGLVADQRKLIEDGRFDYVEGSISLAGGVRTYHLEAVKYFRPEAPPNDAALLQGLAFQPGTVAVQDSTYFDFTNRLAPMVEQLKSLGAWQLPHPWLNVFVPGRSVTAYVEQVLNQTSDEELGQGPILLYPFHNRELTAPFLRVPADQHTFLLSLLRTAVPPTPENVEALLAKNRLFLKQLADIGGKAYPISSGPQTPAEWSEHFQPLWGLFQSSKWAFDPDLVLTPGQRIF; from the coding sequence ATGTCGCTCGGAACCCTTCCCCGCCGGTCCCTCCTGCAAGGAGCGCTGGTGGCCACGGCCGCGGCATTCAACCCCATCAGCCGCAGTTGGGCGTCCAACGGCGAGCCCGGCACCCTGAGCGTGCCCACGTTCGATGGCCAACTGCTGCTGGACGCGGCGGTGCGGGAGCAGGCCGCGGATGACTTCGGCCACAGCGTGCACCGCACGCCCTGGGCGGTGCTCGTGCCGGGCTCGGTGGACGACATCGTGAAGGTGATTCGCTTCGCGCGGCTGCACCAGCTGAAGGTCTCCGGCACGCGGGGCATCGGCGAGAGCCACAGCACCCAGGGCCAAGCCCAGGTCGAGGCCGGCGTGCTCATCGACATGTCCGCCCTGTCCACCATCCACGAAGTCACCGCCAACAGCGCCTGGGTGGACGCGGGCGTGCGGTGGATTCAGCTGCTGCAGGCCACCGTGCCGGTGGGCCTGAGCCCCCCGGTGCTCACGGACTACATCGATCTGAGCGTCGGCGGGACGCTGTCGGTGGGCGGCATCGGCGGGCAGGCGTTCCGTCATGGCCTCCAGGTGGACAACGTGCTGGAGCTGGAGGTGGTGACGGGCCGGGGCGAGCGGGTGAACTGCTCCCCGTTCCACCGCAAGCCGCTGTTCGACGCCGTGCGCAGCGGGCTGGGCCAGTTCGGCATCATCGTCCGGGCGAAGGTCCGGCTGGTGCCCGTGCCCCCCCTGGCCCGCACCTACACGGCGGCGTACGCGCAGCTCTCGGGGCTCGTGGCGGACCAGCGGAAGCTCATCGAGGATGGGCGCTTCGACTACGTGGAGGGCTCCATCTCGCTGGCGGGGGGCGTGCGCACCTACCACCTGGAGGCCGTGAAGTACTTCCGTCCGGAGGCCCCACCGAACGATGCGGCGCTGCTCCAGGGCCTGGCCTTCCAGCCCGGCACGGTGGCGGTGCAGGACAGCACCTACTTCGACTTCACCAACCGCCTGGCCCCGATGGTGGAGCAGCTCAAGAGCCTGGGCGCGTGGCAGCTCCCCCACCCGTGGCTGAACGTGTTCGTCCCCGGGCGCTCCGTCACCGCCTATGTGGAGCAGGTGCTCAACCAGACTTCCGATGAGGAGCTGGGCCAGGGCCCCATCCTGCTCTACCCCTTCCACAACCGCGAGCTCACCGCGCCGTTCCTCCGCGTGCCGGCCGACCAGCACACCTTCCTGCTGTCCCTGCTGCGCACCGCCGTGCCCCCCACCCCGGAGAACGTGGAGGCGCTGCTCGCGAAGAACCGGCTGTTCCTCAAACAGCTCGCGGACATTGGCGGCAAGGCCTACCCCATCAGCTCCGGCCCGCAGACGCCCGCCGAGTGGAGCGAGCACTTCCAGCCGCTGTGGGGCCTGTTCCAGTCCTCCAAGTGGGCGTTCGACCCGGACCTCGTCCTCACCCCGGGCCAGCGGATCTTCTGA
- a CDS encoding xylulokinase — MGGGQVPNAGNPTILAIDLGTSAVKLALVTTRGVILGGEVEPLPLALLPEGGAEQDPESWWSAIVRGTRRLLARDGVSAADVVGVNCSSQWSGTVAVDAQGKPLRPAILWMDSRGAPHVRRLTRGLLSVEGYSLGKLFTWLRLTGGAPSMSGKDPVGHILYLQHEHPALYRDTYKFLEPKDWLNLRLSGRFASSYDAITLHWVTDNRDVARVGYDERLLAMTGLHRDKLPELLPAASVMGPLRPEAARELGLSEEVQVVTGAPDIMAAAVGSGAVRDFEPHLCIGTSSWLSCHVPYKKADILHQMGTVPSALPGRYLLLNEQESAGICLSQLKALLFDAQDAATAPDSQQIYARFEEAAARVPAGSDQVIFLPWLNGERSPVEDARLRGGFFNQSLQTTRGHLVRAVMEGVAYNSRWLLSYVEPFLGRKLDGIRLIGGGARSRVWCQIIADVLDRPIHQVDEPVLANARGAAFQAALALKHLTVEELPALVPITQTYEPNGAHRGLYDELFGEFLNLYKANKAIFARLNRSRSA, encoded by the coding sequence ATGGGAGGGGGACAGGTGCCGAACGCGGGGAATCCAACCATCCTGGCTATCGATCTGGGGACGTCGGCCGTCAAGCTGGCCCTCGTCACGACGCGGGGCGTCATCCTGGGGGGCGAGGTGGAGCCGCTTCCGCTGGCGCTGTTGCCGGAAGGGGGCGCGGAGCAGGATCCGGAGAGCTGGTGGTCGGCCATCGTGCGGGGCACGCGGCGGTTGCTGGCGCGCGACGGGGTGTCCGCGGCGGACGTGGTGGGCGTCAACTGCAGCAGCCAGTGGTCCGGCACGGTGGCGGTGGACGCGCAGGGCAAGCCCCTGCGGCCGGCCATTCTGTGGATGGACTCGCGCGGCGCGCCCCACGTCCGGCGGCTCACCCGGGGCCTGCTCTCCGTCGAGGGCTACTCGCTGGGCAAGCTCTTCACCTGGCTGCGGCTGACGGGCGGGGCGCCCAGCATGTCCGGCAAGGATCCGGTGGGGCACATCCTCTACCTCCAGCACGAGCACCCGGCGCTCTACCGCGACACCTACAAGTTCCTGGAGCCCAAGGACTGGCTCAACCTGCGGCTCAGCGGCCGGTTCGCCTCCTCCTATGACGCCATCACCCTGCACTGGGTGACGGACAACCGGGACGTGGCGCGGGTGGGGTACGACGAGCGCCTCCTGGCGATGACGGGGCTGCACCGGGACAAGCTGCCCGAGCTGCTGCCGGCCGCGTCCGTCATGGGGCCCCTGCGGCCCGAGGCCGCCCGCGAGCTGGGGCTGTCCGAGGAGGTGCAGGTGGTGACGGGCGCCCCGGACATCATGGCGGCGGCGGTGGGCTCCGGCGCGGTGCGCGACTTCGAGCCACACCTGTGCATCGGCACCTCGTCGTGGCTGAGCTGCCATGTGCCCTACAAGAAGGCGGACATCCTGCACCAGATGGGCACGGTGCCCTCGGCGCTTCCCGGCCGCTACCTGCTGCTCAACGAGCAGGAGTCCGCCGGCATCTGCCTGTCCCAGCTCAAGGCGCTGCTCTTCGACGCCCAGGACGCGGCCACCGCGCCGGACTCCCAGCAGATCTATGCCCGCTTCGAGGAGGCGGCCGCGCGCGTGCCCGCGGGCAGCGATCAGGTCATCTTCCTGCCCTGGCTCAACGGCGAGCGCTCCCCGGTGGAGGACGCGCGCCTGCGCGGCGGGTTCTTCAACCAGTCGCTCCAGACGACGCGCGGGCACCTGGTGCGCGCGGTGATGGAGGGCGTGGCCTACAACAGCCGCTGGCTGCTGTCCTACGTGGAGCCCTTCCTGGGCCGGAAGCTGGACGGCATCCGGCTGATTGGCGGCGGGGCGCGCTCGCGCGTGTGGTGTCAAATCATCGCGGACGTGCTGGACCGGCCCATCCACCAGGTGGACGAGCCCGTGCTGGCCAACGCCCGGGGCGCGGCCTTCCAGGCGGCGCTGGCGCTCAAGCACCTGACGGTGGAGGAGCTGCCGGCGCTGGTGCCCATTACCCAGACCTACGAGCCCAACGGTGCCCACCGCGGGCTCTACGACGAGCTGTTTGGTGAGTTCTTGAACCTCTACAAGGCCAACAAGGCCATCTTCGCGCGCCTCAACCGCTCCCGGAGCGCGTGA
- a CDS encoding pyridoxal phosphate-dependent decarboxylase family protein, whose protein sequence is MDLPNLDLLSHVPQRWLEVAEKYLKAIPQVRARLDKETGTMLSHLEGRLKPYRGELPSFERLPAQGRPREEVLRELAGLEAREEKRWKEGHVSGAVYHGAEDHIAFVNEVYALHSQSNPLHAELWPSATKFEAEVVAMTANMLGATVANRNQPPEQHICGSLSSGGTESIMLAIKTYRDWARQELRITQPEMVLPSSAHPAFDKAAHYFGVKAVRVPVAADHRADVAATRRALTRNTIVLVGSAPSFPHGVIDPIAELSELARKRGLGFHTDACLGGFVLPWAKRLGYAVPPFDFQLPGVTTMSADTHKFGYAAKGTSVVLYRGTALRAHQYFTATEWPGGIYFSPTFSGSRPGGLIAAAWATLVTMGEEGYLDATRRILETAKRLKDGISAIPGLYVLGDPLFVIAFGAHEVDIYKVMERMGAKGWDLNGLHKPAAVHLCVTLRHTQDGVAERFLEDLAAAVAHVRENPSEKGTMAPVYGMAGTVPFRGLLSDLLKKYMDLLYKV, encoded by the coding sequence ATGGATCTTCCCAATCTGGACTTGCTGTCCCACGTGCCGCAGCGGTGGCTCGAAGTGGCCGAGAAGTACCTCAAGGCCATTCCCCAGGTCCGGGCCCGGCTGGACAAGGAGACGGGGACGATGCTCTCCCACCTGGAGGGCCGCCTGAAGCCCTACCGGGGCGAGCTGCCCTCCTTCGAGCGGCTCCCGGCGCAGGGCCGGCCGCGCGAGGAGGTGCTGCGCGAGCTCGCGGGGCTGGAGGCGCGCGAGGAGAAGCGGTGGAAGGAGGGGCACGTCTCGGGCGCCGTGTACCACGGGGCCGAGGACCACATCGCCTTCGTGAACGAGGTGTACGCGCTGCACTCGCAGAGCAACCCCCTGCACGCCGAGCTGTGGCCCAGCGCCACCAAGTTCGAGGCCGAGGTGGTGGCCATGACGGCGAACATGCTGGGCGCCACCGTGGCCAACCGGAACCAGCCCCCGGAGCAGCACATCTGCGGCTCGCTCTCCTCGGGCGGCACCGAGAGCATCATGCTCGCCATCAAGACGTACCGGGACTGGGCGCGGCAGGAGCTGCGCATCACCCAGCCGGAGATGGTGCTGCCCTCCAGCGCGCACCCGGCGTTCGACAAGGCCGCGCACTACTTCGGCGTGAAGGCCGTGCGGGTGCCGGTGGCGGCGGACCACCGCGCGGACGTGGCCGCGACGCGGCGGGCGCTCACGCGCAACACCATCGTCCTGGTGGGCTCGGCGCCGTCCTTCCCCCACGGCGTCATCGATCCCATCGCGGAGCTGTCGGAGCTGGCGCGCAAGCGGGGCCTGGGCTTCCACACGGACGCGTGCCTGGGCGGGTTCGTGCTGCCGTGGGCCAAGCGCCTGGGCTACGCGGTGCCGCCGTTCGACTTCCAGCTGCCCGGCGTGACGACGATGTCCGCGGACACGCACAAGTTCGGCTACGCGGCCAAGGGCACCTCGGTGGTGCTGTACCGGGGCACGGCGCTGCGCGCGCACCAGTACTTCACGGCCACCGAGTGGCCGGGGGGCATCTACTTCTCGCCCACCTTCTCGGGCAGCCGCCCCGGCGGGCTCATCGCGGCGGCCTGGGCCACGCTGGTGACGATGGGCGAGGAGGGCTACCTGGACGCCACGCGCCGCATCCTGGAGACGGCCAAGCGCCTCAAGGACGGCATCTCGGCCATTCCCGGCCTGTACGTGCTGGGAGACCCGCTGTTCGTCATCGCCTTCGGCGCGCACGAGGTGGACATCTACAAGGTGATGGAGCGCATGGGCGCCAAGGGCTGGGACTTGAATGGGCTGCACAAGCCCGCCGCGGTCCACCTGTGCGTCACCCTGCGGCACACGCAGGACGGCGTGGCGGAGCGGTTCCTGGAGGACCTGGCGGCGGCCGTGGCGCACGTCCGGGAGAACCCCTCGGAGAAGGGCACCATGGCCCCCGTCTACGGCATGGCGGGCACCGTGCCCTTCCGGGGACTGCTAAGCGACCTGCTCAAGAAATACATGGATTTGCTCTACAAAGTGTAG
- a CDS encoding DUF6184 family natural product biosynthesis lipoprotein, whose protein sequence is MAGALWLWGCGDSTVAELTDSQQAAVDAASENLCDNFDACGNVGEGKTYASRSDCETNRQAFWNEKWPVADCDDRIHGDNLQTCLDAIEAMNCNSLVDELRVMNGVCAQDKVCAGE, encoded by the coding sequence GTGGCGGGAGCTCTGTGGCTGTGGGGCTGTGGCGATTCCACCGTGGCGGAGCTGACGGACAGCCAGCAGGCCGCCGTGGACGCCGCGAGCGAGAACCTCTGCGACAACTTCGATGCGTGCGGCAACGTCGGCGAGGGAAAAACCTACGCCAGCCGCAGCGACTGCGAGACGAACCGCCAGGCCTTCTGGAACGAGAAATGGCCCGTGGCGGACTGCGACGACCGCATCCACGGGGACAACCTCCAGACCTGCCTGGATGCCATCGAGGCGATGAACTGCAACAGCCTGGTGGACGAGCTCCGGGTCATGAACGGAGTGTGTGCCCAGGACAAGGTCTGCGCCGGCGAGTAG